From the genome of Psychrilyobacter atlanticus DSM 19335, one region includes:
- a CDS encoding GAF domain-containing protein, whose product MERRRKNTIFFLENIFYFTLIVALFRNILGYQEQFLELNIHPLLILTGIMAYRYGVHLGVLSATMATMVYMYVYSNLGHDLVVFFYDFKYYKFLLMFYILSFILGRIKDNQNEKTKDLNQEISLIHKNYKSLYDNNTKLVYLNNRMKGQIIKSEESIIALHGIANTLDILDIEEVLTNLIGVFKTYINAEVLSLYDVDHSKNYMRLKVAVGENRKLPSSIEISKYPNFEKVIKEKKYGKRDGEDLDVPVFYAPILNNGEVIGILNIERLSYETYTTYTEKLFEILVSWTSKSISNAISYSEKIKDEIYYEKTLIMREKFFKKRVDEEEKRGDMFELSYVLIKFKVLVEDLKEIELNIRSVDKAGYSEDKKLLYIIFPATQLKNIELLKSKMLEKNLGILEEYHED is encoded by the coding sequence ATGGAAAGAAGAAGAAAAAATACTATATTTTTTTTAGAAAACATTTTTTATTTTACTCTAATAGTTGCTTTATTCAGGAATATATTGGGATATCAGGAACAATTTTTAGAGTTAAACATACATCCACTATTAATTTTAACAGGAATAATGGCTTATAGGTATGGTGTACATTTAGGAGTATTAAGTGCAACAATGGCAACTATGGTGTATATGTATGTTTACTCAAATTTAGGTCATGACCTTGTAGTGTTTTTTTATGATTTTAAATACTATAAATTCCTTTTGATGTTCTATATCTTATCTTTTATATTAGGAAGGATAAAGGATAATCAAAATGAAAAAACAAAAGACCTGAATCAGGAAATTTCCCTCATACATAAAAACTATAAGAGTTTATATGATAACAACACTAAGTTGGTATATTTAAATAATCGTATGAAAGGCCAGATTATAAAATCGGAAGAAAGTATTATAGCCCTCCACGGGATAGCGAATACCTTGGATATTTTAGATATAGAGGAGGTTCTTACAAATCTAATAGGAGTTTTTAAAACATATATAAATGCAGAAGTTTTATCTCTTTATGATGTTGATCACTCAAAAAACTATATGAGATTAAAAGTAGCAGTAGGAGAGAATAGAAAATTACCAAGTTCTATAGAAATATCTAAATATCCAAATTTTGAAAAGGTAATAAAGGAAAAAAAATATGGGAAAAGAGACGGTGAGGACTTGGACGTTCCTGTATTCTATGCACCTATTTTAAATAATGGGGAGGTGATAGGTATATTAAATATTGAAAGGTTATCCTATGAAACCTATACTACCTATACAGAGAAACTTTTTGAAATATTAGTATCTTGGACCAGTAAATCTATCTCTAACGCCATATCTTATAGTGAAAAAATAAAGGATGAAATATACTATGAAAAAACTTTGATCATGAGAGAAAAATTCTTTAAAAAAAGAGTGGATGAGGAGGAAAAAAGAGGAGATATGTTTGAATTATCCTATGTACTTATTAAATTTAAAGTATTGGTAGAAGACTTAAAAGAGATAGAATTGAATATAAGGAGTGTAGATAAGGCAGGTTATTCAGAGGATAAAAAACTCTTATATATCATCTTTCCTGCAACTCAGT